In the Paenibacillus sp. FSL H7-0357 genome, one interval contains:
- a CDS encoding CapA family protein gives MKRLAIITVILCLLVPSSAVFSKGAAGQENITLAFAGDILLDGFVGEQIAKYGVHFPFTKVAPVLQKADLAFANLETPVSVRGKAAEKTFAFRSKPETLGGLSYAGIDGVTVANNHILDYGQNAMLDTLVHLDRHKIGHTGAGNNIEEAFKPYIKTVKGKSIAVLGTSRVLSGTSWYAGKNNPGAASAYTAEPLMGAIKKSAKDNDYTIVYIHWNQEFKDYPEDYARTLAKQMIDCGADIILGAHSHNLMGIEYYKHKPIYYSLGNFVFNRSTRGGEKTLHSMLVNFTISDSGVTGKITPVKIMGGQPNFMGNAYNQETIKRMNKLSFNAVVAADGTVTEDL, from the coding sequence TTGAAAAGATTGGCAATCATTACAGTTATATTGTGCCTGCTTGTTCCCTCGTCTGCTGTATTTAGCAAAGGGGCAGCGGGGCAGGAGAACATCACACTTGCTTTTGCCGGAGATATTCTGCTGGACGGTTTTGTGGGCGAGCAGATTGCAAAATACGGGGTTCATTTTCCATTCACCAAAGTGGCGCCGGTCCTGCAGAAAGCGGATCTTGCGTTTGCGAATCTGGAGACGCCGGTATCGGTTAGAGGGAAGGCGGCCGAGAAGACCTTTGCCTTCCGCTCCAAGCCGGAAACACTGGGTGGACTCAGCTATGCGGGAATTGATGGCGTGACCGTGGCCAACAATCATATCCTCGATTACGGGCAGAATGCCATGCTGGATACGTTGGTGCATCTGGACCGGCACAAGATTGGCCATACGGGTGCAGGCAACAATATTGAAGAAGCCTTCAAACCGTATATTAAGACTGTCAAAGGTAAAAGCATAGCTGTGCTGGGCACAAGCCGCGTGTTATCCGGCACCTCCTGGTATGCCGGGAAAAACAATCCCGGAGCTGCTTCAGCCTACACTGCGGAGCCGCTGATGGGTGCGATTAAGAAGTCGGCTAAGGACAACGATTATACCATTGTGTATATCCATTGGAACCAGGAGTTCAAGGACTATCCGGAGGACTACGCCCGGACGCTGGCCAAGCAAATGATCGACTGCGGCGCGGATATTATCCTTGGCGCGCACAGCCACAACCTGATGGGGATCGAATATTACAAGCACAAGCCGATCTACTATTCGCTGGGTAATTTTGTGTTCAACCGTTCTACGCGCGGCGGAGAGAAGACCCTGCATTCGATGCTGGTCAACTTTACAATCAGCGATAGCGGCGTAACCGGCAAAATTACGCCGGTTAAGATTATGGGCGGACAGCCGAATTTTATGGGCAACGCCTATAATCAGGAGACCATCAAGCGAATGAACAAGCTGTCGTTTAATGCTGTCGTAGCGGCAGACGGTACAGTTACAGAGGATCTCTGA
- a CDS encoding carbohydrate ABC transporter permease, translated as MKTNNSKAGKIILEVVLVLLSLLFLYPLFLTVINSLKSFSEVMTDVIALPKKLTFSNYSYVWEFINYPRLFLNNFIITGVGLLGIVFISSIAAYKLARTKSRWSGVIYFLCIMPMLIPFQSIMLTVLQTAKNLNLSESTWGLGLLYWGFGAPLAVFIYHGFVKGIPLEIDESATIDGASGFRLFFSVIFPLLKSVTTTIVIIDVMWIWNDFLLPLLMVNGSPDTKTLTLAAYTFVGQYTSDWQYAMTAMVMAVLPSIVVFIFLQKYIVKGVVAGAVKG; from the coding sequence ATGAAAACAAACAACAGCAAAGCGGGCAAGATCATTCTGGAAGTTGTTCTGGTCCTCCTATCTCTTTTGTTCTTGTATCCGCTGTTCCTGACCGTAATCAACTCTCTAAAAAGCTTCAGTGAGGTCATGACTGACGTTATCGCCCTGCCGAAGAAGTTGACCTTCAGCAACTACTCCTATGTATGGGAGTTCATCAATTATCCAAGATTGTTCCTGAACAATTTCATTATTACCGGCGTCGGCCTGCTGGGAATCGTGTTCATTTCGTCGATTGCGGCTTATAAGCTTGCACGGACGAAATCCAGATGGAGCGGAGTGATCTACTTCCTCTGCATCATGCCGATGCTCATTCCGTTCCAGTCGATCATGCTGACCGTACTGCAGACTGCCAAGAACCTGAACCTGTCCGAAAGCACTTGGGGACTGGGTCTGCTGTATTGGGGCTTCGGAGCTCCGCTGGCCGTATTCATCTATCACGGCTTCGTCAAAGGCATTCCGCTGGAAATCGATGAAAGCGCCACGATCGACGGGGCTTCCGGCTTCCGCCTGTTCTTCAGTGTAATCTTCCCGCTGCTGAAATCGGTAACGACAACCATCGTCATCATCGACGTCATGTGGATCTGGAATGACTTCCTGCTTCCGCTGCTTATGGTCAACGGCTCGCCGGATACGAAGACACTTACACTGGCGGCTTATACATTCGTGGGCCAATACACTTCGGACTGGCAATATGCGATGACGGCCATGGTAATGGCTGTACTGCCGTCCATCGTCGTATTCATCTTCCTGCAGAAGTATATTGTTAAAGGCGTTGTCGCCGGGGCAGTGAAGGGCTGA
- a CDS encoding carbohydrate ABC transporter permease — protein MLKTLGRKWREKIEFGIFTLPVLICIAVAFYIPFAMTIRYSMTKWNGISKHPKFVGLDNFKQIFTGDTNFSDSAWFTIKYAVLYIILVNVLAILLAVLLDMKLKTTSWLRAAFFIPYILSLVIVGFIWKFIFMQGFNSLGESTGWGIFGLSWLGTPGLAFISILGVSIWQSVGFYLVIYIAGLQSVPEDLKEAATVDGAGPLRRFFSITLPLLAPSITISVFMALTNSIKVFDVILSLTGGGPGGTTYSIAYDIYRDTFQNNLYGYGTAKALILFLAVLVVTIIQLTFFKRREVEA, from the coding sequence ATGTTAAAAACACTCGGCAGAAAATGGCGTGAGAAAATAGAATTCGGAATTTTCACGCTTCCTGTTCTGATCTGTATCGCTGTAGCATTCTACATTCCTTTTGCCATGACCATCCGTTATTCGATGACCAAATGGAACGGGATTTCCAAACATCCCAAATTTGTCGGACTGGATAACTTCAAGCAGATCTTCACGGGAGATACCAACTTCTCCGATTCGGCGTGGTTCACCATCAAATATGCGGTGCTCTACATCATACTTGTTAACGTGCTGGCCATCCTGCTGGCCGTGCTTCTGGACATGAAGCTGAAGACGACTTCCTGGCTGAGAGCGGCTTTCTTTATCCCTTATATCCTCAGTCTTGTTATCGTCGGCTTCATCTGGAAATTCATCTTCATGCAAGGCTTCAACTCCCTCGGAGAAAGTACAGGCTGGGGCATATTCGGCCTAAGCTGGCTAGGGACGCCGGGACTGGCCTTCATCTCGATCTTAGGAGTCTCCATATGGCAATCAGTCGGCTTCTATCTCGTCATCTATATTGCCGGTCTGCAATCTGTACCTGAAGACCTGAAGGAAGCAGCCACCGTGGACGGTGCCGGACCGCTGAGAAGATTCTTCAGCATCACCCTGCCGCTGCTCGCTCCATCTATCACCATTTCGGTATTCATGGCCCTGACCAACTCGATCAAGGTGTTCGACGTTATCCTGTCACTGACCGGCGGCGGCCCTGGCGGAACTACCTACAGTATCGCTTATGATATTTACCGGGATACCTTCCAGAACAATCTGTACGGATATGGTACGGCAAAAGCGCTCATCCTCTTCCTGGCTGTGCTTGTCGTGACGATCATCCAGCTTACGTTCTTCAAGAGAAGAGAGGTTGAGGCATAA
- a CDS encoding sensor histidine kinase, whose product MVTLLTFISYGMLRKESVNSRITSTSNNLLLVGRNLESYLDGIEQLSLPQISYDEITYAIMHESEDYASKMYVEDYLKNLYFSRNDLEAITLYVIKEQKYYYVTKENYNITIRVAQHPPIENLTWYKRALASPFNRSYQSFVQDTLEQDDYPINTDKSFMGYHRLLRSIVSREPQAVLSLYFNSSVTAEIMKDIPFSSGEHLMYVSPDNEAFVVDDREFYAKSEAAGLLDQLTPAQGGRLTWSADEQKYLVIYDINKKEGWKLIKPIPYKEIYEAATTTRKLNYFIGLLFLIVSVILVSFISNRITNPLKNLSLQMKRFSTGSFDAEAQVEGNDEIAYLSRHFNKMVEKTNELINERYKMKIVEKNAVLKALEAEINPHFLYNALQAISTKALKNNNDDIVEMVDNLALTLRYCISGRDVVAAREELRHIERYLALQKARFGSRMQIVYDWDETLLELSIPKLSIQTLVENCIKHALERVSSTVTIRIEARITPTYNVISVLDDGPGISGERLAEVLSSLQIQWEEFGGDLSDDGNESIGLKNLNTRLKLLYGEEAGLAISSNEHGTAMEMQLPRGGLGQHV is encoded by the coding sequence GTGGTTACTTTGCTGACGTTCATTTCCTATGGAATGCTGCGCAAGGAATCAGTGAACAGCAGAATAACGAGCACAAGCAACAACCTGCTGCTGGTCGGCCGTAATCTGGAGAGTTACCTTGACGGGATCGAGCAGCTGTCCCTGCCGCAAATCTCCTATGATGAGATTACTTACGCCATCATGCATGAATCGGAGGATTATGCTTCCAAGATGTATGTGGAGGATTACCTGAAGAACCTCTATTTTTCACGCAATGACCTGGAGGCCATAACCCTCTATGTGATCAAAGAGCAGAAGTATTATTATGTCACCAAAGAGAACTATAATATTACAATCCGGGTCGCCCAGCACCCCCCGATTGAGAATCTCACCTGGTATAAGCGTGCGCTGGCAAGCCCGTTTAACCGTTCTTATCAATCCTTTGTGCAGGACACTTTGGAACAGGATGACTATCCTATCAATACCGACAAAAGCTTCATGGGCTACCACAGGCTGCTCCGTTCGATCGTGTCCAGAGAACCGCAGGCGGTATTGTCCTTGTACTTCAACTCCAGCGTCACCGCTGAGATCATGAAGGATATTCCGTTCAGCAGCGGAGAGCATTTGATGTATGTCAGCCCGGATAATGAGGCGTTTGTGGTGGATGACCGTGAATTTTATGCCAAAAGTGAAGCGGCAGGCCTGCTGGACCAGCTGACACCAGCCCAAGGCGGAAGACTTACGTGGTCGGCTGATGAACAAAAATATCTGGTGATCTATGACATTAATAAAAAAGAGGGCTGGAAGCTGATTAAGCCGATTCCCTACAAAGAAATTTACGAAGCGGCGACAACGACACGTAAATTAAACTACTTCATTGGCCTGCTGTTTCTGATCGTCTCGGTGATCCTTGTCAGCTTCATCTCCAACAGGATCACAAATCCGCTGAAAAATCTGTCGCTGCAAATGAAGCGGTTCAGCACCGGCAGCTTTGATGCAGAGGCACAGGTGGAGGGCAACGATGAGATCGCGTATCTGTCGCGCCATTTCAATAAGATGGTGGAGAAAACCAATGAACTGATCAATGAACGCTATAAAATGAAAATCGTCGAGAAAAATGCGGTGCTCAAAGCGCTGGAGGCGGAGATTAACCCGCATTTCTTATATAATGCCCTGCAGGCGATTTCTACGAAGGCATTGAAGAACAACAATGACGATATCGTCGAGATGGTTGATAATCTGGCTTTGACGTTGCGTTACTGCATCAGCGGCCGTGATGTTGTTGCGGCCAGGGAAGAGCTGAGGCATATTGAACGCTATTTGGCGCTGCAGAAGGCCCGTTTCGGGAGCCGGATGCAGATCGTCTACGATTGGGACGAGACCTTGCTGGAGCTGAGTATTCCCAAGCTGTCCATTCAGACGCTGGTGGAGAACTGCATCAAGCATGCGCTGGAGAGGGTATCCTCTACAGTCACGATCAGGATTGAGGCGCGGATTACTCCAACCTATAATGTGATTTCTGTATTGGATGACGGGCCTGGCATTAGCGGGGAACGGCTTGCGGAAGTGCTAAGCTCGCTGCAGATCCAGTGGGAGGAATTTGGAGGAGACCTGTCCGATGACGGGAATGAAAGCATCGGACTGAAAAATTTGAATACACGGCTGAAGCTCTTATATGGAGAAGAAGCGGGTCTGGCGATCAGCAGTAATGAGCACGGAACGGCAATGGAAATGCAATTACCGCGGGGAGGTCTGGGACAACATGTATAA
- a CDS encoding response regulator transcription factor: MYKVLIIDDEEPLREAINILGDWKGLGVDQVLEATDGNVGLAMLRQHKIDIALVDMKMPELNGSQLLQIAEHEFPDLLLIVISGYNDFEYTRQAIRSKVVDYLLKPVNRNDLNSALRKAVDLLEAKRKKESEFISRNITLNMSIPKLKEKMYLSIIERSFKNQSNEAFLPLIGADTPGNFFAVGIVRLLNLEQVRKGRFHEDRDLMHFAVTNVINENSGGDFEAFSFVSPRAEREFIAIFTMKGGYGQDAAFLSLHHMKKAASTLKELFGIACAGGIGEPYSDCMDIAQSYDTAKASLDAIDLLNLKSGIVAAGAGTKPPVKDSPSLTARMPLIRNILESGNVNHAKSILGEFTGQWQTSGHFSLGAADRTIQEFIILLNDIAKELNAVPERLRGGKDKGLRGLGIAGDFASFEQFEDVLNHILDVYTGEIGRSLAGNRGNVLENIKAYIDNHYFENIKISMFTDKYFLSREYLMKLFKAQYSYGIHEYVQKVRMDKAKDLLSDPALKIQDISEMLGYKDKNYFSKAFRNYYDCSPSEFRLLLPGVEK; this comes from the coding sequence ATGTATAAAGTACTGATCATAGATGATGAAGAGCCGCTGCGCGAAGCCATCAACATTCTGGGGGACTGGAAGGGACTAGGGGTAGATCAGGTGCTGGAGGCAACGGACGGCAACGTTGGACTGGCCATGCTGCGGCAGCACAAAATAGATATCGCGCTTGTCGATATGAAGATGCCGGAGCTGAACGGCAGCCAGCTGCTGCAAATCGCCGAACATGAATTTCCGGATCTGCTGCTCATTGTTATCAGTGGCTACAATGATTTCGAATATACCCGGCAGGCTATCCGTTCCAAGGTTGTCGACTATTTGCTGAAGCCGGTTAACCGGAATGATCTGAACAGTGCGCTGCGCAAGGCCGTCGATCTGCTGGAGGCGAAACGCAAGAAAGAAAGCGAATTTATCAGCCGGAACATCACGCTGAACATGTCCATTCCGAAGCTGAAGGAGAAGATGTATCTCTCGATTATCGAGCGCAGCTTCAAGAACCAGTCCAATGAAGCCTTTTTGCCGCTGATCGGTGCAGATACACCCGGCAATTTTTTTGCTGTCGGGATTGTCCGGCTGCTTAATCTGGAGCAGGTCCGCAAGGGTAGATTTCATGAGGACCGGGATCTGATGCATTTTGCCGTAACGAATGTCATTAATGAGAACAGCGGCGGGGATTTTGAAGCGTTCAGCTTCGTCAGCCCCCGGGCAGAGCGTGAATTTATCGCTATCTTTACCATGAAGGGCGGTTACGGGCAGGATGCGGCCTTTTTGTCCCTGCATCATATGAAAAAGGCTGCTTCGACTTTGAAGGAGCTGTTCGGAATTGCCTGTGCAGGAGGCATTGGAGAGCCTTATAGCGATTGTATGGATATCGCACAGTCGTATGACACCGCCAAAGCGTCGCTGGACGCCATTGATCTGCTGAATCTAAAGAGCGGCATTGTTGCTGCCGGTGCAGGTACCAAACCTCCAGTTAAGGACAGCCCTTCGCTGACTGCCCGGATGCCGCTTATCCGCAATATTCTGGAGAGCGGTAATGTGAATCATGCCAAAAGCATTCTCGGCGAATTCACCGGACAATGGCAGACTTCCGGGCATTTCAGCCTCGGTGCAGCTGACCGGACGATTCAGGAGTTCATTATTCTGCTGAACGATATCGCCAAGGAACTGAATGCGGTTCCTGAGCGGCTGCGCGGCGGCAAAGACAAGGGATTGCGCGGGCTGGGGATCGCCGGTGATTTTGCCTCCTTTGAGCAGTTTGAAGATGTGCTGAATCATATTCTGGATGTCTATACCGGTGAAATCGGCAGATCTCTTGCCGGTAACCGCGGCAATGTGCTGGAAAATATTAAAGCATACATTGATAACCATTATTTCGAGAATATTAAAATATCGATGTTCACGGATAAGTATTTCCTGAGCAGAGAATACTTGATGAAGCTGTTCAAGGCCCAATACAGTTACGGCATTCATGAGTATGTACAAAAGGTAAGAATGGACAAGGCCAAGGACCTGCTGTCTGATCCTGCCCTCAAAATCCAGGATATCTCCGAGATGCTGGGCTATAAGGACAAAAACTATTTCAGCAAGGCGTTCCGCAATTATTACGACTGTTCACCTTCTGAATTCAGGCTTCTTTTGCCCGGGGTAGAAAAGTGA
- a CDS encoding ABC transporter substrate-binding protein produces the protein MLKRFMGLSASLLLVGGLLAGCGGNNNNAATNNTAGTNGTDNAAATDSSKPVTINMFTASPEYTDAFNAYIAEYKKVKPNVTINLEIMQADYNTVLKSKIAAGSTPDVFQTTAGGDIDTFAEYSADLTNEPLAAAMTDAVRSNMSSTDGKVLGLPVKGNLFVLMYNKKLLSDAGITEIPKTTAQLDDAITKLEAKGITPFANAYKEWWVWKHIFQHFVDAAAIDAGTDAKTLVADFIAGKTTIKDHPVLYNNFFNFIDTTVKHGTDKPLERDSNAEVSDFALGKTAFMTGKGAWDEEAIKKITPDFDLGIAGYPVSDKAEQSQIITGADQALRINKDSAVVKETTEFFNWLYTSEYGKNWFSTVAKVIPPIKDAPMPDLQMPKEMEEILKTEKSGDLSVNYSLDTFHQKFGELMQAYIGGSKTKDQAINEIQKAWIQFGSAQ, from the coding sequence ATGTTAAAACGATTTATGGGACTATCTGCAAGTCTGCTGCTCGTCGGCGGTCTGCTGGCCGGTTGCGGCGGGAACAACAATAATGCCGCTACTAATAATACGGCTGGTACAAACGGGACGGATAATGCTGCCGCAACTGATTCTTCCAAGCCCGTAACGATTAATATGTTTACCGCATCTCCAGAGTACACCGATGCGTTCAATGCCTACATCGCAGAATACAAAAAGGTTAAACCGAACGTTACCATCAACCTGGAAATTATGCAGGCTGACTACAATACGGTACTTAAATCGAAAATTGCTGCCGGCAGCACTCCTGACGTGTTCCAGACGACAGCCGGTGGAGATATTGATACCTTTGCTGAATACAGTGCCGATCTTACGAATGAGCCGCTTGCGGCAGCGATGACCGATGCGGTCCGCTCCAATATGAGCTCTACCGACGGCAAGGTGCTGGGACTTCCGGTGAAAGGCAACCTGTTCGTACTGATGTACAACAAAAAGCTGCTGTCTGATGCCGGCATTACAGAAATTCCAAAGACAACCGCCCAGCTGGATGATGCGATCACCAAGCTGGAGGCAAAAGGCATTACACCGTTCGCCAATGCCTACAAAGAGTGGTGGGTATGGAAGCATATCTTCCAACACTTTGTGGATGCGGCTGCAATCGATGCTGGAACGGACGCTAAAACGCTTGTAGCGGATTTCATCGCCGGCAAGACGACCATCAAGGATCATCCGGTGCTGTACAATAACTTCTTCAATTTCATTGACACTACAGTTAAACACGGTACAGACAAGCCGCTTGAACGCGACAGCAATGCTGAAGTCAGCGACTTCGCCCTTGGCAAAACCGCATTCATGACCGGTAAAGGCGCATGGGATGAAGAAGCGATTAAGAAAATCACACCTGACTTTGACCTTGGTATCGCCGGCTATCCTGTCAGCGACAAAGCTGAGCAGTCCCAGATCATTACCGGTGCTGACCAGGCGCTGCGCATCAACAAGGATTCTGCTGTAGTTAAGGAAACAACTGAGTTCTTCAACTGGCTGTATACTTCTGAGTACGGCAAAAACTGGTTCTCCACTGTGGCTAAGGTAATCCCGCCAATCAAGGATGCTCCAATGCCTGACCTGCAAATGCCTAAGGAAATGGAAGAAATCCTGAAGACGGAGAAATCCGGCGACCTGTCGGTCAACTACTCTCTGGATACCTTCCACCAGAAATTCGGTGAACTGATGCAGGCTTACATCGGCGGCAGCAAGACTAAGGATCAAGCGATCAACGAAATTCAGAAAGCCTGGATCCAATTCGGATCGGCTCAATAA
- a CDS encoding glycoside hydrolase family 36 protein, whose product MDSKIIEIAENGLYLTIEITAEQDVRLLHFGASPLEAGAIADKNKPGFRLLELQLSGEDRAEYHGRTHRASYPGLRMVYAGHSDTVNALGRKLELTLADHITGIQAVQHFQFYKGVQIVRSWTALKNAGEAEAAVEYISSFALTGVDKEGSGDRNDKIEVTLAHSGWQSELQWRTYRLPELGMSHLADRGSKRIAASNTGSWSAAELLPMAVLHNKESGTSLFWQIEHNGSWHWELTDQYDQLTLLASGPTEHDNHWWLKLAPGEEFTSVPVAVGAVQGGFQGAAEQLTAYRRIIRRPNEDNELLRIIFNDYMNCLWGSPTTEKLLPLIDAAADVGCEYFCIDAGWYAPGEWWDGVGQWEPSNERFPEGIKYVLDYIRSKGMIPGLWLELEVMGINSPKLVETDDSWFFMRHGKRVKDRSRYQLDYRSPKVIEHANGVIARLVEQYGVGYIKMDYNINAGIGTETAADSFGDGLLQHNRAYLAWLDSIFVRYLNLVIENCSSGGMRMDYAMLSRHSIQSTSDQEDYVQYASIAAGSPAALTPEQSAVWSYPLREGDDEEVIFNMVNALLLRVHQSGHLAELEPRRRKLVKEALDYYKTIRSDIPHATPFWPLGLPDSGGEWVSLGLRRGERRYVAVWRIAGEAGNVQLPIEELKGLEPAIACAYPQQHDLAWNWDKSAGVLTVALPPGKTARLFEITS is encoded by the coding sequence ATGGACAGCAAGATCATTGAAATCGCCGAAAATGGACTTTATCTTACGATTGAAATTACAGCGGAGCAGGATGTCCGGCTGCTGCACTTCGGAGCGTCACCTTTGGAAGCCGGGGCTATCGCCGACAAGAATAAACCGGGCTTCCGGCTGCTGGAGCTGCAATTGTCGGGTGAAGACCGCGCCGAATATCACGGGCGCACCCACCGGGCCTCCTATCCGGGGCTCCGGATGGTATATGCCGGGCACAGCGATACGGTGAATGCGCTGGGACGCAAGCTGGAGCTGACCTTGGCCGATCACATTACGGGAATTCAGGCGGTACAGCATTTTCAGTTCTATAAGGGCGTGCAGATTGTACGCAGCTGGACAGCGCTGAAGAATGCCGGGGAAGCCGAGGCGGCAGTGGAATACATCTCCTCATTTGCTCTTACAGGTGTAGACAAGGAGGGAAGCGGAGACCGCAACGACAAGATCGAGGTAACCCTCGCGCATAGCGGGTGGCAGAGTGAGCTGCAGTGGCGGACCTATCGGCTGCCTGAGCTGGGGATGTCCCATCTGGCCGACCGCGGCTCGAAACGGATTGCCGCAAGCAATACTGGCTCCTGGTCGGCGGCAGAATTGCTTCCCATGGCTGTGCTGCACAACAAGGAGAGCGGGACAAGCCTGTTCTGGCAGATTGAGCATAACGGCTCCTGGCATTGGGAGCTGACGGATCAGTATGATCAGCTTACACTGCTGGCCAGCGGGCCTACAGAGCATGACAATCACTGGTGGTTGAAGCTGGCCCCGGGTGAGGAGTTCACCTCGGTGCCTGTAGCTGTGGGTGCTGTACAGGGAGGATTCCAGGGTGCAGCGGAACAGCTTACGGCGTACCGCCGGATTATCCGCAGACCTAATGAGGATAATGAGCTGCTGCGGATTATTTTTAACGACTATATGAACTGCCTGTGGGGAAGCCCGACGACGGAGAAGCTGCTGCCCTTAATCGATGCCGCCGCCGATGTCGGCTGTGAATATTTCTGCATCGATGCCGGATGGTATGCGCCTGGAGAGTGGTGGGATGGCGTAGGACAGTGGGAGCCTTCCAATGAGCGGTTCCCGGAAGGGATTAAATATGTGCTGGACTATATCCGCAGCAAAGGAATGATTCCCGGGCTATGGCTGGAGCTGGAGGTTATGGGCATCAACAGTCCGAAGCTGGTGGAGACCGATGACAGCTGGTTTTTCATGCGGCATGGCAAACGGGTCAAGGACCGCAGCCGCTACCAGCTCGATTACCGCAGCCCGAAAGTGATTGAACATGCAAACGGTGTTATTGCCCGTCTGGTTGAGCAATACGGCGTAGGATACATTAAGATGGATTACAACATCAATGCGGGCATCGGAACAGAAACGGCTGCGGACAGCTTCGGCGACGGGCTGCTGCAGCATAACCGGGCCTATCTGGCCTGGCTGGACAGCATCTTTGTACGTTATCTAAATCTTGTGATCGAGAACTGTTCCAGCGGCGGCATGCGTATGGATTATGCGATGCTCAGCCGGCACAGTATCCAGTCGACCAGCGACCAGGAGGATTATGTACAGTACGCTTCCATAGCCGCAGGCTCGCCGGCGGCACTGACACCGGAGCAGTCCGCGGTCTGGTCGTATCCGCTGCGTGAGGGCGATGATGAGGAAGTCATCTTCAATATGGTCAATGCGCTGCTGCTGCGTGTGCACCAGAGCGGACATTTGGCGGAGCTAGAGCCCCGCCGCAGAAAACTGGTGAAGGAAGCTTTGGATTATTACAAAACCATCCGCAGTGATATCCCGCATGCCACGCCTTTCTGGCCGCTCGGCTTGCCGGATAGCGGGGGCGAATGGGTTAGCCTCGGGCTGCGGCGCGGGGAACGCAGGTACGTCGCGGTATGGCGGATTGCCGGAGAAGCCGGGAATGTCCAATTGCCGATAGAAGAGCTGAAGGGGCTTGAACCAGCCATCGCCTGTGCCTATCCGCAGCAGCATGACTTGGCCTGGAATTGGGATAAATCAGCAGGAGTACTGACGGTGGCCCTCCCACCGGGAAAAACAGCGAGATTGTTTGAGATTACTTCGTAA
- a CDS encoding DUF6033 family protein, with product MLNVAPLSSLNRAGATIASQKSQNSGISFQDALSTTNSEAVLTELENKFGIKINVQAIPKTEEAVKSVYSHSVGKGNVTIAPNILNQSATDPQLQKKVKDIIQDHFASSANDKPGDASGVIIHPDGTATFWVIGDYLTPAEREKIQKEVEADQKKKAEQLDLLSKLNSSTLLSQFGSFTETSSSGEEANNVYINSVRQASLDSMLRKKDLFHLND from the coding sequence TTGTTGAATGTAGCTCCACTCAGCAGCCTTAATCGTGCGGGGGCAACAATAGCAAGCCAGAAAAGTCAGAATTCAGGGATTTCTTTTCAAGATGCATTATCGACAACGAATTCGGAAGCAGTTTTGACGGAATTGGAAAATAAATTCGGCATTAAGATCAATGTGCAAGCTATACCCAAGACCGAAGAAGCAGTAAAGAGTGTGTATTCCCATAGTGTTGGCAAAGGAAATGTTACGATCGCTCCCAATATACTGAATCAGTCGGCAACAGATCCACAATTGCAAAAAAAAGTAAAAGATATCATACAGGACCATTTTGCGTCCAGCGCTAATGATAAACCGGGTGATGCCAGCGGGGTAATTATACATCCGGATGGAACAGCTACGTTTTGGGTTATTGGTGATTATTTGACACCTGCCGAGCGGGAAAAGATTCAGAAAGAAGTAGAGGCAGACCAAAAGAAGAAGGCCGAGCAGTTGGACTTGTTGAGTAAATTAAACAGCAGCACGCTCCTCTCACAATTCGGGTCATTTACAGAGACCTCCAGTAGTGGTGAAGAAGCAAATAACGTGTATATAAATAGTGTGCGTCAAGCCAGTCTGGATTCAATGCTGCGGAAAAAGGATCTGTTTCATTTAAATGATTAA
- a CDS encoding AbrB/MazE/SpoVT family DNA-binding domain-containing protein — protein sequence MMKATGIVRKVDELGRIVIPIELRRTMGIDIKDPLEIFVDGEKIILRKYEPTCIFSGSAENLINFKGKMVSKDVLDELISSFDHI from the coding sequence ATGATGAAAGCAACAGGTATTGTAAGAAAAGTAGATGAACTGGGACGTATCGTGATTCCGATTGAGCTTCGCAGAACAATGGGAATTGACATAAAAGACCCACTGGAGATCTTTGTTGATGGTGAAAAAATCATTCTCAGAAAATATGAGCCTACCTGCATTTTCTCCGGAAGTGCGGAAAACCTGATTAACTTCAAAGGTAAAATGGTAAGCAAAGATGTTCTTGATGAATTGATTTCGAGTTTTGACCATATCTAA